Proteins encoded by one window of Elaeis guineensis isolate ETL-2024a chromosome 12, EG11, whole genome shotgun sequence:
- the LOC105055443 gene encoding E3 ubiquitin-protein ligase RING1-like, translating into MHPSLASPTDILFSPLVSSRGGLTKSSSSPPVLLPSPSLAMSSAGAPGGAAVPQRYFCHQCDRTVTLTPSPDAEIACPICHGGFLEEFDLPDPNPSPHSFFSFRSSDPFFLSPSPFSFLLSSSSSPPASFDLRNPSDLAGLFDPDSFRSSAPGGGGGPEPFNPLAFLQNHIQQLVSGGANIQIVLEGGPGLGGNLGDYFIGPGLEQLIQQLAENDPNRYGTPPASKSAVASLSDIKITVELLASDEAQCAVCKDTFEIGEEAKQMPCKHIYHKDCILPWLELHNSCPVCRYELPTDDPDYENRRGAPVQGGLPVGADDPGGAGGSAARASGDGSTQSPRTVERRFRISLPWPLRGFGSQAEASNAGGGGNDVGGSSGGTGANSGSHGNTGSTRQEDLD; encoded by the coding sequence ATGCACCCATCGCTCGCCTCACCGACTGATATCCTATTTTCCCCTCTAGTTTCCAGCCGCGGAGGCCTCACAAAATCCTCTTCCTCTCCGCCCGTCCTTCTCCCCTCTCCATCTTTGGCCATGTCGTCCGCCGGAGCCCCGGGCGGCGCCGCCGTCCCTCAGCGTTACTTCTGCCACCAGTGCGACCGCACCGTCACCCTCACCCCATCCCCCGACGCCGAGATCGCCTGCCCCATCTGCCATGGCGGCTTCCTTGAGGAGTTCGACCTCCCCGACCCTAACCCTAGCCCTcattccttcttctccttccgatCCTCCGACCCGTTCTTCCTCTCCCCCTcccccttctctttccttttgtcctcctcctcctcgcccCCGGCCAGCTTCGACCTTCGCAACCCTAGCGACCTCGCTGGCCTCTTCGACCCCGACTCCTTCCGCTCCTCTgcccccggaggtggaggcggcCCGGAGCCCTTCAATCCGCTGGCTTTCCTCCAGAACCACATCCAGCAGCTCGTTTCCGGCGGCGCGAACATCCAGATCGTCCTCGAGGGCGGCCCCGGCTTAGGTGGCAACCTCGGCGACTACTTCATCGGCCCCGGCCTCGAGCAGCTGATACAGCAGCTCGCCGAGAACGACCCCAACCGCTACGGCACCCCGCCGGCGTCCAAGTCCGCCGTTGCCTCCCTGTCGGACATCAAGATCACTGTGGAACTCCTAGCCTCTGACGAGGCTCAGTGCGCGGTGTGCAAGGATACCTTTGAGATCGGGGAGGAGGCGAAGCAGATGCCGTGCAAGCACATCTACCATAAGGACTGCATCCTGCCATGGCTTGAGCTGCACAACTCTTGCCCTGTGTGCAGGTACGAGCTGCCGACAGACGATCCGGACTATGAGAACCGGAGGGGGGCGCCGGTTCAGGGTGGGCTCCCTGTGGGAGCTGATGATCCTGGTGGCGCCGGTGGGTCAGCGGCTAGGGCATCGGGGGATGGGAGCACTCAGAGTCCAAGGACGGTAGAGAGGAGGTTTAGGATCTCGCTGCCTTGGCCATTGAGGGGTTTTGGGTCGCAAGCTGAGGCTAGCAATGCTGGAGGTGGTGGGAATGATGTTGGTGGCAGCTCTGGTGGAACTGGTGCAAATTCTGGTAGCCATGGGAACACTGGGTCGACCCGACAAGAGGATTTGGATTGA
- the LOC105055444 gene encoding uncharacterized protein encodes MRRTSSLLASLPVSSSARDAAAFRAERRVILPPSPRRSAASSSRETAPNKNIRGGNPELESLVIERCRLEALTIEDALDLFDTAVSASPKPLIYAINVLLNAICRMKHYPIVFSLYNKLNQMQGIPPSIHTYGVLINCCCRMNWVDLGFGVFGDLLKRGHVPNAIIFNLLVDGLCSKKRVSEAAMMFDRMSLMGCQPDVFAYSALIKGLCSTGSMGLALELHQKMATLGCCCKPDVFTYNTIIHYLCKEGAVSKALKLIDEMADAGVAPDVRTYTSIIHGHSTLGRWKEAANVLKKMVDRGLLPNVVTFSILMDSLCKHKKTAEAHKLLDLMNERGEKPNVISYTILVQGYCQESRIGDAKKVFDSMLGKGLSPNCYTYSALINGFVKNQKMDEAMELFKKMQQQGLKPNIITYSTLLDGLCHLGRVEDVGSLLDEMVAQGIHPDIITYNSIIRWFGRLGKWKKAFQFLNKMIEQGIHPNIVTLNALINFICKEGKVQEAHRLLEKMISGGMEPNVVTYNTLMDGYCMVGQMNDAVRVYDSMVSKGHKPDATTYNILIDGYCKRWRIGKALSLFNVMSRNGVQHTTIVYNTILAGMYRVGRVTDAEKFFDKMLAARVCPDLYTFNIILDGLCKNQCMDKAMKLLQDALSSDVNLDIISFNTVIDGLFKARKINEAKNLFNIIPTKDLKPDIITYTKMVNGLIKEGLFDEVDCLLLDMEKSGCPVNSVMFNVMVRCLLQKDKIEKAMEIIRKMKDKSFSFEASIASQIFEVLSKNGQYHHYLNLLPDFPSTVQSDEVTMNR; translated from the coding sequence ATGCGGAGGACTTCTTCGTTGCTCGCCTCCTTACCCGTCTCTTCTTCAGCGAGAGATGCCGCTGCCTTTCGAGCTGAGCGCCGTGTCATCCTTCCACCATCTCCTAGAAGGAGTGCTGCATCATCTTCTCGTGAAACCGCCCCCAATAAGAACATCCGGGGTGGAAACCCGGAGTTGGAAAGCCTGGTGATCGAACGATGTCGGTTGGAGGCTCTTACAATCGAAGATGCACTCGATTTGTTTGACACTGCAGTGAGTGCGAGCCCGAAACCCTTAATTTATGCCATCAACGTCCTCCTCAACGCCATCTGTCGAATGAAGCATTATCCAATTGTTTTCTCTCTATATAACAAACTAAATCAAATGCAAGGAATCCCGCCCAGCATCCACACATACGGAGTCCTTATCAACTGCTGCTGTCGCATGAATTGGGTGGATTTGGGCTTCGGCGTCTTTGGGGACCTCCTGAAACGTGGCCATGTCCCTAACGCCATAATCTTCAACTTACTTGTCGATGGTCTCTGCTCCAAGAAGAGGGTAAGTGAAGCAGCCATGATGTTCgatagaatgtctctgatgggatgtcAACCAGATGTGTTTGCATACAGTGCTCTCATCAAGGGGCTGTGCAGCACTGGTAGCATGGGCTTGGCACTGGAGCTGCATCAGAAAATGGCCACCTTGGGTTGTTGTTGCAAGCCTGATGTGTTTACATATAACACAATCATCCACTACCTTTGCAAAGAGGGAGCTGTAAGCAAGGCTCTCAAACTGATCGATGAAATGGCTGATGCTGGTGTTGCCCCAGATGTTCGCACTTACACCAGCATTATTCATGGGCATTCCACTTTAGGCCGCTGGAAAGAGGCAGCCAATGTTTTAAAGAAAATGGTTGATCGAGGCCTTTTGCCGAATGTGGTGACATTCAGCATACTGATGGATTCACTTTGCAAGCATAAAAAGACTGCAGAAGCTCATAAactacttgatttgatgaatgaaAGAGGTGAAAAACCTAACGTAATCTCATATACTATATTGGTGCAAGGATATTGTCAGGAGAGCCGTATTGGAGATGCAAAGAAGGTCTTTGATTCCATGTTAGGTAAAGGTCTTTCTCCTAATTGTTATACGTACTCTGCCTTGATTAATGGATTTGTCAAGAATCAGAAAATGGATGAGGCTATGGAGCTATTCAAGAAAATGCAACAGCAAGGTTTGAAGCCTAATATTATCACCTATAGTACTTTACTAGATGGACTATGCCACCTTGGAAGAGTGGAGGATGTTGGAAGCCTCCTTGATGAGATGGTTGCACAAGGGATCCACCCAGATATAATCACTTACAACTCTATAATTCGTTGGTTTGGCAGACTGGGGAAGTGGAAAAAAGCTTTTCAGTTTCTAAACAAAATGATAGAGCAAGGAATCCATCCAAACATTGTGACACTAAATGCATTGATCAATTTCATATGTAAAGAAGGAAAAGTTCAAGAGGCGCATAGATTATTGGAAAAGATGATTAGTGGGGGTATGGAGCCTAATGTTGTTACTTATAATACACTAATGGATGGTTACTGTATGGTAGGGCAAATGAATGACGCAGTGAGAGTTTATGATTCAATGGTTTCAAAAGGCCATAAGCCCGATGCTACAACATACAATATATTAATTGATGGATATTGCAAAAGATGGAGGATTGGTAAGGCTCTGAGTCTCTTTAATGTAATGTCTCGTAATGGAGTGCAGCATACAACAATTGTATACAACACCATATTAGCTGGAATGTACCGTGTTGGTAGGGTTACCGATGCTGAAAAATTCTTTGACAAGATGCTTGCTGCTAGGGTATGTCCAGACCTTTACACATTCAACATAATCTTGGATGGGCTTTGCAAAAACCAATGTATGGATAAAGCTATGAAGCTACTTCAAGATGCATTATCATCTGATGTTAACCTTGACATTATCTCTTTCAACACCGTAATTGATGGTTTGTTTAAAGCTCGTAAGATCAATGAAGCCAAAAATCTCTTCAATATTATCCCTACCAAAGATTTGAAGCCAGATATtattacatatacaaaaatggtgAATGGATTAATAAAGGAAGGGTTGTTTGATGAGGTTGATTGTTTGCTCTTGGACATGGAGAAATCTGGTTGTCCTGTAAATTCAGTCATGTTCAATGTCATGGTTCGTTGTTTACTGCAGAAAGATAAGATAGAAAAAGCAATGGAAATTATTAGAAAAATGAAGGACAAAAGCTTTTCTTTTGAGGCATCAATTGCTTCTCAGATATTCGAGGTGTTATCAAAGAATGGACAATATCATCATTATCTGAATTTGCTTCCAGATTTTCCGAGCACCGTGCAAAGTGACGAAGTCACCATGAATCGTTAA